The Verrucomicrobiia bacterium genome includes a window with the following:
- the nrfD gene encoding NrfD/PsrC family molybdoenzyme membrane anchor subunit — protein sequence MSSSPKKKKPLEKPQFLSPKHTYSTVTDKISSIVLDGKIHPGWLLGLGISFSVLMVLMTALTWLVIRGVGIWGINIPVGWGFAIINFVWWIGIGHAGTLISAILLLLRQEWRTSINRFAEAMTLFAVSCAGVFPLIHVGRIYKAYWLFPYPNTMGLWPQFRSPLMWDVFAVSTYATVSLLFWYVGLIPDLATLRDRSTKKIPRIIYGIFSMGWRGSARHWFRYETAYLLLAGIATPLVISVHTIVGLDFAASIIPGWHTTIFPPYFVAGAIFAGFAMVLVLAIPLRKFYGLEDFITIKHMDNMAKIILATGLLVSYGYMMECFGAWYSGSRYEQFMILNRMYGPYAPFYWALIFCNVLTPQVFWLKKCRTNQVVLFVVSIIVSIGMWLERFVIVVISLHRDFLPSSWGMYWGTKWDWATFIGTMGLFFTLLFLFIRVLPMIAISEMQVLAQETKEEHEEKSKDH from the coding sequence GTGTCCTCTAGCCCGAAAAAGAAAAAACCGCTGGAAAAACCGCAGTTCCTATCGCCCAAGCATACTTACTCGACGGTGACCGACAAGATCAGTTCCATCGTGCTGGACGGCAAGATCCATCCGGGCTGGCTGCTGGGGCTCGGCATTTCTTTTTCCGTCCTCATGGTGCTCATGACCGCCCTCACGTGGCTTGTCATCCGCGGCGTCGGCATCTGGGGCATCAACATTCCCGTGGGCTGGGGCTTTGCCATCATCAATTTCGTGTGGTGGATCGGCATCGGGCACGCGGGCACGCTGATTTCCGCGATCCTGCTGCTTCTCCGCCAGGAGTGGCGCACGTCCATCAACCGTTTTGCGGAAGCCATGACGCTTTTTGCCGTGTCCTGCGCAGGCGTCTTTCCGCTCATTCACGTGGGCCGCATTTACAAGGCCTACTGGCTTTTCCCGTACCCCAATACCATGGGCCTCTGGCCGCAGTTCCGCAGCCCGCTCATGTGGGACGTCTTCGCCGTATCGACTTACGCGACGGTCTCGCTCCTTTTCTGGTACGTCGGTCTTATTCCCGACCTCGCCACGCTGCGCGACCGCTCGACAAAAAAAATTCCGCGGATTATCTACGGGATCTTTTCCATGGGCTGGCGCGGTTCGGCCCGGCACTGGTTCCGTTACGAAACCGCTTACCTCCTGCTCGCAGGGATCGCGACGCCGCTGGTCATTTCCGTGCACACGATCGTCGGCCTGGACTTCGCGGCCTCGATCATCCCGGGCTGGCACACGACGATCTTTCCGCCTTATTTCGTGGCCGGCGCCATCTTCGCGGGCTTTGCCATGGTGCTGGTGCTGGCGATCCCGCTGCGCAAATTTTACGGCCTGGAAGATTTCATCACGATCAAGCACATGGACAACATGGCCAAAATCATCCTGGCCACCGGGCTCCTCGTTTCTTACGGGTACATGATGGAATGCTTCGGCGCCTGGTACAGCGGCAGCCGTTACGAACAGTTCATGATCCTCAACCGCATGTACGGCCCGTACGCGCCGTTCTACTGGGCGCTCATCTTCTGCAACGTCCTGACACCGCAGGTTTTCTGGCTGAAAAAATGCCGCACCAATCAGGTTGTCCTGTTTGTCGTTTCGATCATTGTCAGCATCGGCATGTGGCTGGAACGATTCGTCATCGTGGTGATCAGCCTTCACCGCGACTTTCTTCCTTCTTCCTGGGGCATGTACTGGGGCACGAAATGGGACTGGGCCACGTTCATCGGAACGATGGGCCTCTTCTTCACGCTGCTCTTCCTGTTCATCCGCGTGCTTCCCATGATCGCGATTTCCGAAATGCAGGTACTCGCCCAGGAAACCAAGGAAGAGCACGAAGAAAAATCAAAGGATCATTAA